A section of the Oreochromis aureus strain Israel breed Guangdong linkage group 22, ZZ_aureus, whole genome shotgun sequence genome encodes:
- the eomesa gene encoding eomesodermin homolog a isoform X1, with protein MQLENILPSANINLPKTFYNLSSSDSANNSPRPSSQLEYQDVDRTESESSNAPKKYLSGVGNGMLGEGEGDTFTKAGPDGRKGSPVLGEDDLTNGRRYNIDELGSDRYFISSSQASSDMASPCSLFPYAGQTGSVYTGSSSSRYPASLHYGSVLPPTGFSSSSVCTGRSQFSSGGYQFSQGPGCLYPSYPGTGTGIGSMSLPGSAAGARAQVYLCNRPLWLKFHRHQTEMIITKQGRRMFPFLSFNITGLNLTAHYNVFVEIVLADPNHWRFQGGKWVTCGKADNNMQGNKVYVHPESPNTGAHWMRQEISFSKLKLTNNKGANNNNTQMIVLQSLHKYQPRLHIVEVTEDGVEDMSNEARTQTFTFPENQFIAVTAYQNTDITQLKIDHNPFAKGFRDNYDSMYTAPESDRLTPSPTDSPRSTQIVPGARYAMQPFFQDQFVNNLPQNRFYPGERAVPQTNSLLSPQSEDASAAASAQRWFVPPVQQPGSNKLDLSYENDYSTSSLLSYGIKPLSLQTSHALSYYPDSAFASMAAGWGTRSSYQRKMTTGLPWSPRPSPPAFPEDQLGATKEKLPEENAPPTSTWIETSHSLKSVDSADSGVYSMVCKRRRMSPGGSSTENSPTIKCEDLTTEEYNKDNPKGMGYYAFYTSP; from the exons ATGCAGTTAGAGAACATCCTTCCCAGCGCTAATATCAACTTACCCAAGACCTTTTACAATCTGTCCTCGTCGGACAGCGCTAACAACAGCCCCAGGCCATCGTCGCAGCTTGAATATCAAGACGTAGACCGGACGGAATCAGAGTCCAGCAACGCTCCTAAGAAGTATCTGAGCGGGGTGGGAAACGGGATGCTTGGCGAGGGAGAGGGGGACACTTTCACTAAAGCCGGGCCCGATGGGAGGAAAGGCTCCCCGGTGCTGGGTGAGGACGATTTGACGAACGGTCGCCGGTACAACATAGATGAACTTGGCTCTGACAGATACTTCATCTCGTCGTCCCAGGCGAGTTCAGACATGGCAAGCCCCTGTTCACTCTTTCCTTACGCAGGACAGACCGGGTCGGTGTACACCGGGTCAAGCAGCTCCAGGTACCCGGCTTCACTACATTACGGATCCGTCCTGCCGCCGACAggcttctcctcttcctccgtgTGTACGGGTCGGAGCCAGTTTAGCAGCGGAGGGTATCAGTTCAGTCAGGGTCCGGGCTGTTTGTATCCCTCCTATCCCGGGACAGGGACGGGTATTGGCTCCATGTCTCTGCCGGGGTCTGCCGCCGGAGCCAGAGCGCAGGTCTATCTGTGCAACCGACCTCTGTGGTTGAAATTCCACCGGCACCAGACCGAGATGATCATCACTAAGCAGGGCAG ACGGATGTTTCCATTCCTCAGTTTCAACATCACTGGACTCAACCTCACAGCGCATTACAATGTCTTTGTGGAAATTGTTTTGGCTGACCCGAATCACTGGCGCTTTCAGGGCGGAAAGTGGGTCACTTGTGGAAAAGCAGACAATAATATGCAAG gtaACAAGGTGTATGTTCATCCTGAATCCCCAAATACCGGTGCTCACTGGATGAGGCAAGAAATCTCTTTTAGCAAGTTGAAGCTGACCAACAATAAAGgagccaacaacaacaacacacag ATGATAGTCTTGCAGTCACTTCATAAATATCAGCCGCGGTTGCACATTGTGGAGGTGACAGAAGATGGAGTGGAGGACATGAGCAATGAGGCCAGAACTCAGACCTTCACCTTCCCAGAAAACCAGTTTATAGCTGTCACAGCTTATCAGAACACAGAT attacaCAGCTAAAGATAGATCACAACCCATTTGCAAAAGGCTTCCGGGACAACTATGACTC GATGTACACAGCTCCAGAGAGTGACAGGCTGACTCCATCTCCTACAGACTCGCCGCGCTCTACCCAGATTGTGCCCGGAGCCCGCTATGCCATGCAGCCTTTCTTTCAGGACCAGTTTGTCAACAACCTGCCTCAGAACCGATTCTACCCTGGCGAACGCGCCGTTCCCCAAACCAACAGCCTTCTCTCCCCGCAGAGTGAGGATGCCAGTGCAGCTGCCTCTGCCCAGCGCTGGTTTGTCCCCCCAGTTCAGCAGCCGGGCTCCAACAAGTTGGATCTGTCATACGAGAATGACTATTCCACAAGTAGCCTGCTGTCGTACGGCATTAAGCCCCTGTCCCTGCAGACATCCCATGCTCTCAGCTACTACCCAGACTCGGCCTTCGCTTCCATGGCTGCAGGCTGGGGAACCAGAAGCTCTTACCAGCGCAAAATGACCACAGGCCTTCCCTGGTCCCCTCGTCCAAGCCCCCCAGCCTTCCCGGAGGACCAGCTGGGGGCAACTAAGGAAAAGCTGCCTGAGGAGAACGCGCCACCCACCTCAACCTGGATTGAAACGTCCCACTCACTGAAATCAGTGGACTCTGCTGATTCTGGTGTGTACTCCATGGTGTGCAAGAGGCGCAGGATGTCCCCAGGGGGCTCAAGCACAGAGAACTCCCCAACCATCAAGTGTGAGGACTTGACCACGGAGGAGTACAACAAGGACAACCCAAAAGGCATGGGTTATTATGCATTCTACACAAGCCCCTAA
- the eomesa gene encoding eomesodermin homolog a isoform X2: protein MQLENILPSANINLPKTFYNLSSSDSANNSPRPSSQLEYQDVDRTESESSNAPKKYLSGVGNGMLGEGEGDTFTKAGPDGRKGSPVLGEDDLTNGRRYNIDELGSDRYFISSSQASSDMASPCSLFPYAGQTGSVYTGSSSSRYPASLHYGSVLPPTGFSSSSVCTGRSQFSSGGYQFSQGPGCLYPSYPGTGTGIGSMSLPGSAAGARAQVYLCNRPLWLKFHRHQTEMIITKQGRRMFPFLSFNITGLNLTAHYNVFVEIVLADPNHWRFQGGKWVTCGKADNNMQGNKVYVHPESPNTGAHWMRQEISFSKLKLTNNKGANNNNTQMIVLQSLHKYQPRLHIVEVTEDGVEDMSNEARTQTFTFPENQFIAVTAYQNTDITQLKIDHNPFAKGFRDNYDSMYTAPESDRLTPSPTDSPRSTQIVPGARYAMQPFFQDQFVNNLPQNRFYPGERAVPQTNSLLSPQSEDASAAASAQRWFVPPVQQPGSNKLDLSYENDYSTSSLLSYGIKPLSLQTSHALSYYPDSAFASMAAGWGTRSSYQRKMTTGLPWSPRPSPPAFPEDQLGATKEKLPEENAPPTSTWIETSHSLKSVDSADSGVYSMVCKRRRMSPGGSSTENSPTIKCEDLTTEEYNKDNPKGAKA from the exons ATGCAGTTAGAGAACATCCTTCCCAGCGCTAATATCAACTTACCCAAGACCTTTTACAATCTGTCCTCGTCGGACAGCGCTAACAACAGCCCCAGGCCATCGTCGCAGCTTGAATATCAAGACGTAGACCGGACGGAATCAGAGTCCAGCAACGCTCCTAAGAAGTATCTGAGCGGGGTGGGAAACGGGATGCTTGGCGAGGGAGAGGGGGACACTTTCACTAAAGCCGGGCCCGATGGGAGGAAAGGCTCCCCGGTGCTGGGTGAGGACGATTTGACGAACGGTCGCCGGTACAACATAGATGAACTTGGCTCTGACAGATACTTCATCTCGTCGTCCCAGGCGAGTTCAGACATGGCAAGCCCCTGTTCACTCTTTCCTTACGCAGGACAGACCGGGTCGGTGTACACCGGGTCAAGCAGCTCCAGGTACCCGGCTTCACTACATTACGGATCCGTCCTGCCGCCGACAggcttctcctcttcctccgtgTGTACGGGTCGGAGCCAGTTTAGCAGCGGAGGGTATCAGTTCAGTCAGGGTCCGGGCTGTTTGTATCCCTCCTATCCCGGGACAGGGACGGGTATTGGCTCCATGTCTCTGCCGGGGTCTGCCGCCGGAGCCAGAGCGCAGGTCTATCTGTGCAACCGACCTCTGTGGTTGAAATTCCACCGGCACCAGACCGAGATGATCATCACTAAGCAGGGCAG ACGGATGTTTCCATTCCTCAGTTTCAACATCACTGGACTCAACCTCACAGCGCATTACAATGTCTTTGTGGAAATTGTTTTGGCTGACCCGAATCACTGGCGCTTTCAGGGCGGAAAGTGGGTCACTTGTGGAAAAGCAGACAATAATATGCAAG gtaACAAGGTGTATGTTCATCCTGAATCCCCAAATACCGGTGCTCACTGGATGAGGCAAGAAATCTCTTTTAGCAAGTTGAAGCTGACCAACAATAAAGgagccaacaacaacaacacacag ATGATAGTCTTGCAGTCACTTCATAAATATCAGCCGCGGTTGCACATTGTGGAGGTGACAGAAGATGGAGTGGAGGACATGAGCAATGAGGCCAGAACTCAGACCTTCACCTTCCCAGAAAACCAGTTTATAGCTGTCACAGCTTATCAGAACACAGAT attacaCAGCTAAAGATAGATCACAACCCATTTGCAAAAGGCTTCCGGGACAACTATGACTC GATGTACACAGCTCCAGAGAGTGACAGGCTGACTCCATCTCCTACAGACTCGCCGCGCTCTACCCAGATTGTGCCCGGAGCCCGCTATGCCATGCAGCCTTTCTTTCAGGACCAGTTTGTCAACAACCTGCCTCAGAACCGATTCTACCCTGGCGAACGCGCCGTTCCCCAAACCAACAGCCTTCTCTCCCCGCAGAGTGAGGATGCCAGTGCAGCTGCCTCTGCCCAGCGCTGGTTTGTCCCCCCAGTTCAGCAGCCGGGCTCCAACAAGTTGGATCTGTCATACGAGAATGACTATTCCACAAGTAGCCTGCTGTCGTACGGCATTAAGCCCCTGTCCCTGCAGACATCCCATGCTCTCAGCTACTACCCAGACTCGGCCTTCGCTTCCATGGCTGCAGGCTGGGGAACCAGAAGCTCTTACCAGCGCAAAATGACCACAGGCCTTCCCTGGTCCCCTCGTCCAAGCCCCCCAGCCTTCCCGGAGGACCAGCTGGGGGCAACTAAGGAAAAGCTGCCTGAGGAGAACGCGCCACCCACCTCAACCTGGATTGAAACGTCCCACTCACTGAAATCAGTGGACTCTGCTGATTCTGGTGTGTACTCCATGGTGTGCAAGAGGCGCAGGATGTCCCCAGGGGGCTCAAGCACAGAGAACTCCCCAACCATCAAGTGTGAGGACTTGACCACGGAGGAGTACAACAAGGACAACCCAAAAG GTGCCAAAGCTTAG